The window TCCTTCCAACTCCCTATTTTCACATTTTTCTTTATTTTAACATTAAATAATAGGCGAACGACTCCTCAATTTGGTTTATTTTCCCATACAAAAAATGAGACGCCCTAAGGCATCTCTTCGTCCTACTATTCCTTCACTTTCAACAACCTCAAACTATTCAAGGTTACCAGTAACGTTGCACCCATATCAGCAAAAATGGCAATCCATAGTGTTAACCAGCCTGGAATGACAAGTAATAAAGCCAATGCCTTAATTCCCAAAGAGAACGCGATGTTTTGTTTAATAACGGCCAATGCTTTCCGACTCAGCTTCATCGTATACGGTAACTTACTGAGGTCATCAGACATCAATGCTATATCAGCGGTCTCCAGTGCTGTATCTGTACCGGCACCCCCCATAGCAACTCCTACAGATGATGCAGCAAGAGCTGGAGCATCATTGACACCATCGCCGACCATGGCAACATTTTTATACTTGGATCGAAGCTTTTTGATAAAATGTAATTTATCCTCAGGTAACAAATCGGCTTTGACATCCGAAACTCCCACTTGTTTTCCAATAGCTTTAGCCGTTCTCTCATTGTCTCCTGTTAGCATGACTGTTTTCTCAATTCCAACTTGACGTAATTTTTGAATGACCTCTTTTGAGGATTCTCTAACTTCATCAGCCACCGCAATCAATGCCAGGGTGTCTCTTTCTGTTCCCAAGATCATTACAGTTTTTCCTTGTGATTGCATTTTTTCAATCATTGCCTTTTGATTGGCAGATAGGATTCCATGCATGCCTTCAAATAGATTCGGACTACCAACATAGTACAGAGAATTGTGAACTCTGGCTTTAATCCCTTTCCCAGTGATTGATTGAAAGTCGTTCACTTCGATATCTTGGTATTTTACACCGGATTCTTCTGCTTTTCTCATAATGGCTGAAGCTAGTGGATGTTGCGATCCCTTCTCGATGGCCGCAGTTATTTGTAAAAGCTCCTCCTCGTTACCCATAAACGTCACCATATCTGTCACAGTTGGAACCCCCTTCGTTAGGGTCCCGGTTTTGTCAAATGCCATGACCTTTAAGGTTCCTGCTTCTTCCAGGTAAATGCCACCCTTTATGAGAACACCATTTCTGGCCGCGTTACCAATTGCAGTCACAACAGCTACTGGAGTTGAGACAACTAATGCACACGGACAACCCACAACTAGAGCCGCCAAACCTTGGTAAACCCACTCACTCCATTCTGCTCCAAATAATAACGGTGGAACAACTGCTATTAAAATGGCTAATACAATGATGGCCGGTGTGTAATATTTAGCAAATTTATCAACAAAAGCCTGGGAAGGTGCCCGTTCGGCTTGAGCTTCTTCCACTAAGTGAATAATCTTGGCAATCGTCGTATCTTCCACTCGCTTTGTCACCTTAACTTCAAGTAGACCCTCTTCATTCATAGTACCTGCAAAAACTTCATCACCGTTTGTTTTGGTAGCGGGGACACTTTCCCCTGTGATGGCAGCTTGATTGATAGTAGATGTTCCTTTTATGACGACTCCATCCATAGCCAACTTTTGCCCTGGCTTCACAATCATCGTGTCACCAATTTGGATTTCATCGACAGGAACCACCATTTCCTCTTGCCCTCGTCGAATAAGTGCTTCTTTAGGGGCAATATCCATCAATGACTCAATCGACTGACGTGCTTTATCCATTGAATAACGTTCTAGTGCTTCACTTATTGCAAACAGGATGACAACGGTTGCCCCTTCTCCCCATTCACCAATAATGGCGGCTCCTATGACAGCTACAGTCATAAGCGTGTTCATATCGAACTTTAATCGGGCTAAGTTTTTAAGACCTTTTGAAAATAAAGAATAACCGCCTATAAAAATGGAAATAGCATAACCAGCGATAGGAACAATATGCCCCTCTCCATATCGCTCTCCTAAAAACCAACTAATCAATAGCAATACAGCTGAAACGTACACCTTGTAATTTTCTTTCTGTTTCCAGAAAGGCTCTCGTTCAACCGATTTTTCCTGTTCACTACGTAGTTTCAAGTTCTCAAAGGCTCCAGCTTTTTCGAGTTCCTCAATGGTAGCTTGGCCCGTTACTGTGATCTTCGCCGCTCCAAAATTAACTTTTGCATCCACAACACCATCCAGGTGTTTCACGTTCTCCTCGAACGTTTTCGCACAGCCTGCTCAGGAAAAGCCTTGGACGCGATACGTCATGGATTGTTGTTCAGACATTTGCGCATTTTGCTCATACATCGACTCTCACCTCTTTCTTGTGAGCTAGGGCAATCGTGATTAACTGCTTTATATGTTCATCATCTAAAGAATAAAAGGCGAGTTTCCCTTCTCTACGGAATTTGACTATTCCCTGTTTATGAAGAGTCCTCAAGTGGTGTGAAGCCGTTGCAACCGTTGAACCAATAATATTCGCAATATCACACACACATAATTCATCATCCTGACACAAGGCATATGTGATCTTCGCTCGGTTTTCATCTGCAATCGCCTTAAAAAGTAAAGCCACACTACCTATATCTTCCTTTTTTATCACAGCTTGTATACGCTTTACTTTCGGTTCATCATAACAGTAAATATCACATGTATCTTTGTTAGACATTCTAAACCTTCTCTCATTCAAATATTGATTTGAATATATTATATCTTTATTGTATGCAGTTAATCAAATGATGGTTTGAATGAAGTGGTATTATTTTAAAAAGATCCGGTTATTTGTTTGGCTTTCCAGTTCGTGTGGACTTCTACTCTTAAACGGGACACGTTTTGCTCTTGCTGTCCCGTTTGGCTGGCTATTCTGTTTCGAACAGGACACGTTCACCTTCTGCTGTCCCGTTCCCCCTTCCATCTCACTCTAAACAAGACACACTCTCTCCCAGCCTTTCA of the Bacillus carboniphilus genome contains:
- a CDS encoding heavy metal translocating P-type ATPase, with amino-acid sequence MYEQNAQMSEQQSMTYRVQGFSUAGCAKTFEENVKHLDGVVDAKVNFGAAKITVTGQATIEELEKAGAFENLKLRSEQEKSVEREPFWKQKENYKVYVSAVLLLISWFLGERYGEGHIVPIAGYAISIFIGGYSLFSKGLKNLARLKFDMNTLMTVAVIGAAIIGEWGEGATVVILFAISEALERYSMDKARQSIESLMDIAPKEALIRRGQEEMVVPVDEIQIGDTMIVKPGQKLAMDGVVIKGTSTINQAAITGESVPATKTNGDEVFAGTMNEEGLLEVKVTKRVEDTTIAKIIHLVEEAQAERAPSQAFVDKFAKYYTPAIIVLAILIAVVPPLLFGAEWSEWVYQGLAALVVGCPCALVVSTPVAVVTAIGNAARNGVLIKGGIYLEEAGTLKVMAFDKTGTLTKGVPTVTDMVTFMGNEEELLQITAAIEKGSQHPLASAIMRKAEESGVKYQDIEVNDFQSITGKGIKARVHNSLYYVGSPNLFEGMHGILSANQKAMIEKMQSQGKTVMILGTERDTLALIAVADEVRESSKEVIQKLRQVGIEKTVMLTGDNERTAKAIGKQVGVSDVKADLLPEDKLHFIKKLRSKYKNVAMVGDGVNDAPALAASSVGVAMGGAGTDTALETADIALMSDDLSKLPYTMKLSRKALAVIKQNIAFSLGIKALALLLVIPGWLTLWIAIFADMGATLLVTLNSLRLLKVKE
- a CDS encoding metalloregulator ArsR/SmtB family transcription factor; the protein is MSNKDTCDIYCYDEPKVKRIQAVIKKEDIGSVALLFKAIADENRAKITYALCQDDELCVCDIANIIGSTVATASHHLRTLHKQGIVKFRREGKLAFYSLDDEHIKQLITIALAHKKEVRVDV